A window from Salinigranum halophilum encodes these proteins:
- a CDS encoding quinone oxidoreductase family protein produces the protein MRAIRYHEFGGPEVLSLDSVPTLDPAADEVRVQVVAAGVNPCDALRREGLWGDRLPLIPGSDLAGVVTAVGSESSYEVGDRVFGTVPMLNVSGSRGDRQGTYAEEVVVRTDRLASLDDDISFAQGAAVGLVGCTAWRGLVEFGGLQPGGTCLIHGGTGGVGHVAVQLAAAMGATVVATAHPDRLDDLVAFGADHALDYADADALVAAVDALAHPPEVVFDHMFGAHAGVDIEVVAPGGSVVVIGGNHDQPRIPDLTAAIGKDVTIQPFDVFNLAHIDRVLHHLSTLLASGALTVEVARRYALDEAAAAHRAVVDERFVGKLVIEP, from the coding sequence ATGCGTGCCATCAGATACCACGAGTTCGGCGGGCCGGAGGTCCTCTCGCTCGATTCCGTCCCGACGCTCGATCCGGCCGCCGACGAGGTCCGGGTGCAGGTCGTCGCCGCCGGCGTCAACCCCTGTGACGCCCTGCGTCGCGAGGGCCTGTGGGGTGACCGGCTCCCACTGATTCCCGGGTCCGACCTGGCGGGCGTCGTCACCGCCGTCGGGAGCGAGTCGAGCTACGAGGTCGGCGACCGCGTCTTCGGGACGGTCCCGATGCTGAACGTCAGCGGCAGTCGCGGCGACCGCCAGGGGACCTACGCCGAGGAGGTCGTCGTCCGCACCGACCGACTCGCCTCGCTCGACGACGACATCTCGTTCGCACAGGGCGCTGCCGTCGGCCTCGTCGGCTGCACCGCCTGGCGTGGCCTGGTCGAGTTCGGCGGCCTCCAGCCGGGCGGGACGTGCCTGATTCACGGCGGGACCGGCGGGGTTGGACACGTCGCCGTCCAGCTGGCGGCAGCGATGGGTGCGACGGTCGTCGCCACCGCTCATCCGGACCGCCTCGACGACCTCGTCGCGTTCGGGGCCGACCACGCCCTCGATTACGCCGACGCGGACGCGCTCGTCGCCGCCGTCGACGCGCTGGCCCACCCGCCCGAAGTAGTGTTCGACCACATGTTCGGGGCGCACGCCGGTGTCGACATCGAGGTGGTGGCCCCCGGCGGGAGCGTCGTCGTCATCGGCGGGAACCACGACCAGCCGCGGATTCCGGACCTCACCGCCGCCATCGGGAAGGACGTCACTATCCAGCCGTTCGACGTGTTCAACCTCGCGCACATCGACCGCGTGCTCCACCACCTTTCGACGCTGCTGGCGTCGGGAGCGCTGACGGTCGAGGTGGCGCGACGGTACGCGCTCGACGAGGCCGCGGCCGCACACCGGGCAGTCGTGGACGAGCGCTTCGTCGGGAAGCTGGTCATCGAGCCCTGA
- a CDS encoding succinylglutamate desuccinylase/aspartoacylase family protein, with protein sequence MHTAERVTLARLPSGMTVETTLHTYGSGEPVVYVQAAQHGREVNGAAVLRRVHEELLASEGSLDGTLLAVPVADPLTFDHVSYTTPPTLDAQNANMNRVWPGDPTGTIHERMAARLWELVEGADAIVDLHTGSRDTLTHTVYRRGDAPSRALALAFGTAVCLAEAADEDAEDEWAERDFDGKFRVAASEAGIPAITPELAHNRELVEPAIETGVRGVFNVLRHLGLRSGDPETPADQRVARNHLGRVRSTASGLFRPTRAARVGQWVEAGTPLGRVTHPTTYETLQSVEASHDGLLYSVTREATVTAGSTLAGVALPLDDRAGEADESDDRSAVHEGGEGANR encoded by the coding sequence ATGCACACTGCCGAGCGCGTCACGCTCGCTCGCCTCCCCTCCGGGATGACGGTCGAGACGACGCTGCACACCTACGGGTCCGGCGAGCCAGTCGTCTACGTTCAGGCCGCCCAGCACGGCCGCGAGGTGAACGGTGCGGCGGTGCTCCGCCGCGTCCACGAGGAACTGCTCGCTTCCGAGGGTTCGCTCGACGGAACCCTGCTCGCGGTCCCCGTCGCCGACCCGCTGACGTTCGACCACGTCTCGTACACCACTCCGCCGACGCTCGACGCCCAGAACGCGAACATGAACCGGGTGTGGCCGGGCGACCCGACGGGGACCATCCACGAGCGGATGGCCGCGCGACTGTGGGAACTGGTCGAAGGTGCCGACGCCATCGTCGACCTCCACACCGGCAGCCGTGACACGCTTACCCACACGGTGTACCGCCGCGGCGACGCCCCCTCGAGGGCGCTCGCGCTCGCGTTCGGCACGGCGGTCTGTCTCGCGGAGGCGGCCGACGAGGACGCCGAAGACGAGTGGGCCGAGCGTGACTTCGACGGAAAGTTCCGCGTCGCCGCCTCCGAGGCAGGCATCCCCGCAATCACGCCCGAACTCGCTCACAACCGCGAACTGGTCGAACCCGCCATCGAGACGGGCGTTCGAGGCGTCTTCAACGTCCTCCGGCACCTCGGGTTGCGCTCCGGTGACCCGGAGACGCCGGCCGACCAGCGGGTCGCCCGCAACCACCTCGGTCGCGTGCGGTCGACGGCTTCGGGGCTGTTCCGCCCGACACGGGCCGCGCGCGTCGGCCAGTGGGTCGAAGCGGGGACACCGCTCGGCCGCGTCACCCACCCGACGACGTACGAGACGCTGCAGTCCGTGGAAGCAAGCCACGACGGCCTGCTCTACTCGGTGACGCGCGAGGCGACGGTGACGGCCGGGTCGACGCTCGCTGGCGTCGCACTCCCGCTCGACGACCGAGCCGGCGAGGCCGACGAATCCGACGACCGCAGCGCTGTCCACGAGGGCGGCGAGGGAGCGAACCGCTGA
- a CDS encoding EamA family transporter produces the protein MRAVVFALLAAGAWGAWALFTKLATRTLAPEAVLVVSYLVGSAIGLGFLLWTGEESPLGAFADTPGLSYAVAGGVATGLGSVAYYTGLQSGSVSVVSTVTALYFVVAVLLGVFLLGEPFSATKALGVALAIGAVVLLSQ, from the coding sequence ATGCGGGCCGTCGTCTTCGCCCTCCTCGCGGCCGGTGCCTGGGGCGCGTGGGCGCTCTTCACGAAGCTCGCCACACGCACGCTCGCCCCCGAGGCGGTGCTCGTCGTCTCGTACCTCGTCGGCAGCGCCATCGGCCTCGGGTTCCTCCTCTGGACCGGCGAGGAGTCCCCGCTCGGGGCGTTCGCCGACACCCCCGGTCTCTCTTACGCGGTGGCCGGCGGCGTCGCCACCGGCCTCGGCTCCGTCGCGTACTACACCGGCCTCCAGTCGGGCTCCGTGAGCGTCGTCTCGACGGTCACGGCGTTGTACTTCGTCGTCGCCGTCCTCCTCGGAGTGTTTCTCCTCGGCGAACCGTTCAGCGCGACGAAGGCGCTCGGCGTCGCCCTCGCCATCGGTGCCGTCGTTCTGCTCTCACAGTGA
- a CDS encoding DUF5995 family protein → MNTTTGIEDESGPSLGSELRAVVDRYRGWLTVDIAEPPAHPDPDLSALLASPFSSVDDVHDRLSAAETHLRGEGDRRAVFLTVYAAMTARVRAGLTSGVFDDPEWVRQYLVAFAEYYRRALVAFERGERVAPAWRVAFGASRGGETLVIQDALLGINAHIVNDLTFALDDVGVGTGRERDRRHADHLAVNTVLKQLADVVQTTLAEVYAAAGLTEVDELFGRFDERATLVGLRTARAFAWENAVSLADWPRLAPLVRWRVRTVSAGAAYALLAPGLDSTVLEQLVAVERGEPVLAALSGALHRDDAEQPV, encoded by the coding sequence ATGAACACGACGACAGGCATCGAGGACGAGTCCGGGCCGAGCCTCGGGTCCGAACTCCGTGCCGTCGTCGACCGCTATCGCGGGTGGCTGACCGTCGACATCGCCGAGCCACCGGCTCACCCGGACCCCGACCTGTCGGCGCTCCTCGCATCGCCGTTTTCGAGCGTCGACGACGTCCACGACCGACTCTCGGCCGCGGAGACGCATCTCCGCGGGGAGGGCGACAGACGGGCGGTCTTCCTCACGGTGTACGCCGCGATGACCGCGCGCGTCCGCGCCGGGCTGACGAGCGGCGTCTTCGACGACCCCGAGTGGGTGCGGCAGTATCTCGTCGCGTTCGCCGAGTACTACCGCCGGGCGCTCGTCGCCTTCGAGCGGGGCGAACGGGTCGCCCCCGCGTGGCGGGTCGCGTTCGGTGCCTCACGGGGCGGAGAGACGCTCGTCATCCAGGACGCGCTGTTAGGTATCAACGCCCACATCGTCAACGACCTCACGTTCGCGCTCGACGACGTCGGTGTCGGGACGGGGCGAGAGCGCGACCGGCGGCACGCCGACCACCTCGCGGTCAACACGGTGTTGAAACAGCTCGCGGACGTGGTCCAGACGACGCTCGCCGAGGTGTACGCGGCGGCGGGGCTCACGGAGGTAGACGAACTCTTCGGACGGTTCGACGAGCGGGCGACGCTCGTCGGACTCCGCACCGCCCGCGCGTTCGCGTGGGAGAACGCCGTCTCCCTCGCCGACTGGCCGCGACTCGCCCCGCTGGTCCGCTGGCGCGTCCGTACCGTCTCGGCCGGCGCGGCGTACGCCCTGTTGGCACCGGGCCTCGACTCGACCGTGCTAGAGCAACTCGTCGCCGTCGAGCGCGGCGAACCCGTGCTCGCCGCGCTCTCGGGGGCGCTCCACCGTGACGACGCCGAACAGCCCGTCTAG
- a CDS encoding anthranilate phosphoribosyltransferase produces MAQAPEHEREFGAWPLKRLMTEVVGSGVKSAEDMSREQATEAMRRILAGEPDPTTLGAFWLANRWKHNNAEELAAYTDVMCEHVEYAAPDADPVDCGANYDGKGKTAILGVAAGIVAAAAGTPVVVHSGDRVPTQKQDAYKHVLDALDVRTELSPEESAEMVDETGFGFYYQPAFNPVIHDLFDRRDQMGVRTFVNTIETLANPAEADVHLGSFYHLAFAKKVVETFEQSEHHDVSRVIMFQGMEGYDDIRPGYTKVAEWRDGDFTDYEIETAEYGMDFEYDDLGVASDVAGESATITREVISGERDGDFADAVALNAAFRIYARDDVDSLDAGLERARDVIESGDAAAVLDALQAF; encoded by the coding sequence ATGGCACAAGCTCCGGAACACGAGCGCGAGTTCGGCGCGTGGCCCCTCAAGCGTCTGATGACCGAGGTCGTCGGTTCGGGCGTCAAGTCGGCCGAGGACATGAGCCGCGAGCAGGCGACCGAGGCGATGCGGCGCATCCTCGCGGGCGAACCGGACCCCACCACGTTAGGCGCGTTCTGGCTGGCGAACCGCTGGAAACACAACAACGCGGAGGAGCTCGCGGCGTACACGGACGTCATGTGCGAGCACGTCGAGTACGCCGCACCCGACGCCGACCCGGTCGACTGCGGTGCCAACTACGACGGCAAGGGCAAGACCGCGATTCTGGGCGTCGCCGCCGGCATCGTCGCCGCTGCGGCCGGCACCCCCGTCGTGGTTCACTCCGGCGACCGCGTCCCCACGCAGAAGCAGGACGCGTACAAGCACGTCCTCGACGCGCTGGACGTCCGCACGGAGCTGTCGCCGGAGGAGTCGGCCGAGATGGTCGACGAGACTGGGTTCGGCTTCTACTACCAGCCGGCGTTCAACCCCGTCATCCACGACCTGTTCGACCGCCGCGACCAGATGGGCGTTCGCACCTTCGTCAACACCATCGAGACCCTCGCGAACCCCGCCGAGGCCGACGTCCACCTCGGCTCGTTCTACCACCTGGCCTTCGCGAAGAAGGTCGTCGAGACGTTCGAGCAGTCCGAACACCACGACGTCTCCCGGGTCATCATGTTCCAGGGGATGGAAGGGTACGACGACATCCGGCCCGGCTACACCAAGGTGGCCGAGTGGCGCGACGGCGACTTCACCGACTACGAAATCGAGACCGCAGAGTACGGCATGGACTTCGAGTACGACGACCTCGGCGTCGCAAGCGACGTCGCCGGCGAGTCCGCGACGATTACCCGAGAGGTCATCTCGGGCGAGCGTGACGGCGACTTCGCCGACGCGGTCGCGCTGAACGCCGCGTTCCGCATCTACGCCCGCGACGACGTCGACTCGCTCGACGCCGGTCTCGAGCGTGCCCGGGACGTAATCGAGAGCGGCGACGCGGCCGCCGTGCTCGACGCGCTGCAGGCGTTCTGA
- a CDS encoding DUF4350 domain-containing protein, which produces MTSESLGSALAKRLAVAALVVVLIVAAAFAIPAATNTPTDREPLDTPEYDPAEVATTPVPAEGEIEADGSLGNRNGVVVIDDAHSNRFDRADLEPLVRELTSLGYGVRFHDGDQTLDQVLSNSNAYLVIDPGEEYESNEVASVRSYTREGGHLLLVGEPNRKRVSASLFGTSVSNQESALTSLAGRYDMSLGTSYLYNLETNGGNYKHLVARPTPESGLDLDSITMYTAAPVHSRGGTVLLRAAENTHEAGIDGTDRHAVAIHKERDNVILLGDSSFLRADRFNVGDNEQFVAYLVEYLISGDHDGSAAVEPDAETETDEDGDTGTDNETVALNNTTTPEPVTPAAAVHAPVTDRDATRSAELASSTAAARTGERASAVGVAD; this is translated from the coding sequence ATGACCTCGGAGAGTCTGGGTTCCGCGCTGGCGAAACGGCTGGCCGTCGCGGCGCTCGTCGTCGTCCTCATCGTCGCGGCGGCGTTCGCCATTCCGGCGGCGACGAACACACCGACCGACCGCGAACCGCTCGACACGCCGGAGTACGACCCGGCGGAGGTAGCGACCACGCCCGTCCCCGCCGAGGGTGAGATCGAGGCCGACGGGAGCCTCGGCAACCGGAACGGCGTCGTCGTCATCGACGACGCCCACTCGAACCGGTTCGACCGGGCGGACCTCGAACCGCTCGTCCGCGAACTGACGTCTCTCGGGTACGGCGTCCGGTTCCACGACGGTGACCAGACGCTCGACCAAGTGCTCTCGAACTCCAACGCGTACCTCGTCATCGACCCGGGTGAGGAGTACGAGTCGAACGAGGTGGCGTCCGTCCGGTCCTACACGCGCGAAGGTGGCCACCTCCTCCTCGTCGGCGAGCCGAATCGAAAGCGGGTCTCGGCGAGCCTCTTCGGGACCTCGGTGTCGAACCAGGAGAGCGCGCTCACCAGCCTCGCGGGGCGCTACGACATGAGCCTCGGAACGTCGTACCTCTACAACCTCGAGACGAACGGCGGGAACTACAAACACCTCGTGGCGCGGCCGACGCCCGAGTCGGGGCTAGACCTCGACAGCATCACGATGTACACCGCCGCACCGGTCCACTCGCGCGGCGGGACGGTCCTCCTGCGCGCGGCCGAGAACACCCACGAGGCCGGCATCGACGGCACGGACCGACACGCGGTAGCGATTCACAAGGAGCGGGACAACGTGATTCTGCTCGGCGACAGCTCGTTCCTCAGAGCCGACCGGTTCAACGTCGGTGACAACGAGCAGTTCGTCGCCTACCTCGTCGAGTACCTCATCAGCGGCGACCACGACGGCTCGGCCGCCGTGGAGCCTGACGCCGAGACGGAGACCGACGAAGACGGCGACACCGGCACCGACAACGAGACGGTGGCGCTCAACAACACGACGACGCCCGAGCCGGTGACGCCGGCGGCGGCAGTGCACGCCCCCGTCACGGACCGAGACGCGACACGGTCTGCCGAGTTGGCGTCGTCGACAGCAGCCGCCCGTACCGGCGAGCGGGCCAGCGCCGTCGGCGTAGCGGACTGA
- a CDS encoding S49 family peptidase, whose protein sequence is MLDSIWSALRRVATSYVLFVVIGVVIGLTVAPLAYGAATGSDGTVAIVPIDGGIDGNTASAYTNMMQQARQNPDIDAVVVVSNSGGGSASASETMYLQTKRTAQQLPVVASVDGSAASGAYYAIAPSRTIYAKPASIVGSVGVLGTLPQELEPNDIVGTTGPNKLSGGDSREFFSVLESLRRAFVSAVYESRGDRIQLTPAELSQAQVYSGSQAVQNGLADEIGDRQAAIERAADEANLESYEVRTLRPDGQTFRFVSRNNYLASDAPNKEMVDFEYFSGAPGTGPTFLMMPGSYVSSSWELGTTGDVDANASASATESVDAAEVDRLRAASATPPVRAVTAGGSR, encoded by the coding sequence ATGCTCGACTCGATATGGTCCGCCCTCCGTCGGGTGGCGACATCTTACGTACTGTTCGTCGTGATCGGCGTGGTGATCGGACTCACGGTCGCCCCGCTGGCGTACGGCGCGGCGACGGGGTCCGACGGAACCGTCGCAATCGTCCCGATCGACGGTGGTATCGACGGGAACACCGCGAGTGCCTACACGAACATGATGCAGCAAGCGCGACAGAACCCGGATATCGATGCCGTCGTCGTCGTCTCCAACAGTGGCGGCGGGTCCGCCTCCGCCTCGGAAACGATGTACCTCCAGACGAAACGGACGGCCCAGCAGCTACCCGTCGTCGCCAGCGTCGACGGCTCTGCGGCGTCGGGTGCGTACTACGCCATCGCGCCGTCCCGCACCATCTACGCCAAACCCGCCTCCATCGTCGGCAGCGTCGGCGTCCTCGGCACCCTCCCGCAGGAACTCGAACCGAACGACATCGTCGGGACCACCGGCCCGAACAAGCTCTCTGGCGGTGACAGCCGTGAGTTCTTCTCCGTGCTGGAGTCGCTCAGACGCGCGTTCGTCAGCGCGGTCTACGAGAGCCGCGGCGACCGCATCCAGCTGACCCCCGCCGAACTGTCTCAGGCACAGGTCTACTCCGGGTCACAGGCGGTCCAGAACGGCCTCGCCGACGAGATCGGTGACCGACAGGCCGCCATCGAGCGGGCGGCCGACGAGGCGAACCTCGAGTCGTACGAGGTGCGCACCCTCCGACCGGACGGCCAGACGTTCCGTTTCGTCTCGCGGAACAACTACCTCGCCTCTGACGCCCCGAACAAGGAGATGGTCGACTTCGAGTACTTCTCCGGCGCGCCCGGAACGGGGCCGACGTTCCTCATGATGCCTGGGTCGTACGTGAGTTCGTCGTGGGAGCTCGGCACGACGGGAGACGTCGACGCAAACGCGAGCGCGAGCGCGACCGAATCGGTCGACGCCGCCGAAGTCGACCGACTCCGTGCGGCCAGCGCGACGCCACCGGTCCGGGCCGTGACTGCTGGAGGGAGTCGATGA
- the ahbB gene encoding siroheme decarboxylase subunit beta — protein MSALDDDWRAGLDEVDATLIDEYQSGFPIEERPFQAVGNALGVTEDDALERVRTLRERGVFRRFGAVLNPPVIGSSTLAAVQAPDDRFDDVADVVNEYRQVNHNYRRDHPWNMWFVVTAGSREKRDDILAEIEARTGCAVLVLPMLTDYYIDLEFPVVNEDRFARESLTETAVSATRISEDATGNLTPLEAALLVEIQDGFPLSNTPYRDVAEAVDAPVGEVIAAVERLLDDGCIKRIGCVVNHIVTGFDANCMVVWDVPDEQLDDHGTAVGSLPYVTLCYHRPRRPEQDWSYNLFTMIHGREPDAVDEKIDELAADHLPFTHERLYSTETLKQTGARYDELVASAEAADGDVDS, from the coding sequence ATGAGCGCACTGGACGACGACTGGCGTGCGGGCCTCGACGAGGTCGACGCGACGCTTATCGACGAGTACCAGAGCGGGTTTCCCATCGAGGAACGGCCGTTCCAGGCCGTCGGGAACGCCCTCGGCGTGACCGAGGACGACGCACTCGAACGCGTCCGAACCCTCCGAGAACGCGGCGTGTTCCGCCGGTTCGGTGCCGTGCTCAACCCGCCCGTCATCGGGTCGTCGACGCTCGCAGCCGTCCAGGCTCCCGACGACCGGTTCGACGATGTCGCCGACGTCGTCAACGAGTACCGGCAGGTGAACCACAACTACCGGCGGGACCACCCGTGGAACATGTGGTTCGTCGTCACTGCCGGCTCGCGAGAGAAACGTGACGACATCCTCGCCGAGATCGAAGCGCGAACGGGGTGTGCGGTGCTCGTCCTCCCGATGCTCACCGACTACTACATCGACCTCGAGTTCCCCGTGGTGAACGAGGACCGTTTCGCCCGCGAATCGCTGACCGAGACCGCAGTCTCTGCGACTCGAATCTCCGAGGACGCCACCGGGAACCTCACGCCGCTGGAGGCGGCGCTCCTCGTCGAGATTCAGGACGGGTTCCCGCTCTCGAACACCCCCTACCGCGACGTCGCCGAGGCCGTCGACGCGCCGGTCGGCGAAGTCATCGCCGCCGTCGAACGGCTCCTCGACGACGGCTGCATCAAGCGCATCGGCTGCGTCGTCAACCACATCGTCACCGGCTTCGACGCCAACTGCATGGTGGTCTGGGACGTCCCGGACGAGCAGCTCGACGACCACGGAACCGCTGTCGGGAGTCTCCCCTACGTGACGCTCTGTTACCACCGTCCTCGCCGCCCCGAGCAGGACTGGTCGTACAACCTCTTCACGATGATCCACGGGCGTGAGCCCGACGCCGTGGACGAGAAAATCGACGAACTCGCCGCCGACCACCTCCCTTTCACCCACGAGCGGCTCTACTCGACGGAGACGCTGAAGCAGACGGGAGCGCGGTACGACGAACTGGTGGCGTCCGCGGAAGCTGCGGACGGCGACGTCGATAGCTGA
- a CDS encoding CehA/McbA family metallohydrolase has product MSLTVRIDPHVHSEASYDGHDPVDLILEHAADIDLDAVVITDHDVIHASREAAERAAEYGLVGIPGVEVSTKHGHLLALGVDELPPRRRPLDETVEWVRAHGGVAIVPHPFQRSRHGVRKRHFTDADAVEVYNSWLFTGYKNRRARRFADKQGYPRVAGSDAHHVGFVGRAYTEIGLDGLTREELTADHILDAIKNGATRVEGRRTPVRVSTKHYTIAAGRKSGYYAKRGALAGGRTAARGALSAARLLYRLSPLSR; this is encoded by the coding sequence GTGTCACTTACCGTCCGAATCGACCCGCACGTCCACTCCGAGGCCTCGTACGACGGGCACGACCCCGTCGACCTCATCCTCGAGCACGCGGCGGACATCGATCTGGACGCGGTCGTCATCACCGACCACGACGTCATCCACGCGTCGCGCGAAGCGGCCGAACGGGCGGCCGAGTACGGGCTGGTGGGCATTCCGGGCGTCGAGGTCTCGACGAAACACGGACATCTCCTCGCACTCGGGGTCGACGAGCTTCCCCCCCGCCGGCGACCGCTCGACGAGACGGTCGAGTGGGTCCGCGCGCACGGCGGCGTCGCCATCGTCCCGCACCCCTTCCAGCGCTCTAGACACGGCGTCCGCAAGCGTCACTTCACCGACGCCGACGCCGTCGAGGTGTACAACTCATGGCTCTTCACCGGCTACAAGAACCGACGCGCCCGGCGCTTCGCCGACAAGCAGGGTTACCCCCGCGTCGCCGGGAGCGACGCCCATCACGTCGGGTTCGTCGGGCGGGCGTACACGGAAATCGGCCTCGACGGTCTGACGCGCGAGGAACTCACCGCCGACCACATCCTCGACGCCATCAAGAACGGCGCGACGCGCGTCGAGGGACGGCGGACGCCCGTCCGCGTCAGCACCAAACACTACACCATCGCCGCCGGACGAAAGAGCGGCTACTACGCCAAGCGCGGCGCACTCGCAGGCGGTCGAACCGCCGCGCGGGGCGCACTCTCTGCTGCGCGCCTCCTCTACCGACTGTCGCCGCTCTCACGGTGA
- a CDS encoding NAD(P)/FAD-dependent oxidoreductase — protein sequence MTSLCIVGAGAAGAGAADALSDTDIDVTVLEKSRGVCGRAATRRKDGCRYDHGANYVKDPDDRTTAFVRDLGEDGLIDITEPVWTFDSSGRLSEGDSRDDHKFNWTEGMTQLAKRLFARADAEVKNATRVAAIDREGERWSVVDTDGNGHGPFDALLLTPPAPQTAALLADTRWDDGRLPRLREAVGAVQYRTIRTYVLHYPFEQDRPWYGLVNVDKAHDIGWVSREECKAGHVPDGESLLVVQMSPAWSTAHYDDPLDESVDVVAEKVATLLDDPALSTPDWYDDQGWRYALPDEGVSDVVHEAEDDGLFFAGDWVAGAARVHAALWNGIEQGERIGEHLAASRL from the coding sequence ATGACCTCTCTGTGCATCGTCGGCGCGGGCGCCGCCGGGGCCGGCGCAGCCGACGCGCTCTCGGACACCGACATCGACGTGACCGTCCTCGAGAAGTCCCGCGGCGTCTGCGGGCGCGCGGCCACGCGGCGCAAGGACGGCTGCCGCTACGACCACGGTGCCAACTACGTCAAGGACCCCGACGACAGGACCACCGCGTTCGTCCGCGACCTCGGCGAGGACGGCCTCATCGACATCACCGAGCCGGTCTGGACCTTCGATTCGAGCGGGAGACTCAGCGAGGGTGACTCACGCGACGACCACAAGTTCAACTGGACGGAGGGGATGACACAGCTCGCGAAGCGGCTCTTCGCCCGGGCCGACGCCGAGGTGAAGAACGCGACGCGGGTCGCTGCCATCGACCGCGAGGGCGAGCGCTGGTCCGTCGTCGACACCGACGGGAACGGCCACGGACCGTTCGACGCGCTGTTACTCACCCCGCCAGCCCCGCAGACGGCGGCGCTCCTCGCCGATACCCGGTGGGACGACGGACGACTCCCCCGTCTCCGGGAGGCCGTCGGGGCGGTCCAGTACCGGACGATCCGAACCTACGTGCTCCACTACCCCTTCGAGCAGGACCGACCGTGGTACGGGCTCGTCAACGTGGACAAAGCGCACGACATCGGCTGGGTCTCCCGAGAGGAGTGCAAGGCGGGACACGTCCCCGATGGCGAGTCGCTCCTCGTGGTGCAGATGTCACCCGCGTGGTCGACAGCGCACTACGACGACCCTCTCGACGAGTCCGTCGACGTCGTCGCGGAGAAGGTGGCGACACTGCTCGACGACCCCGCGCTCTCGACGCCGGACTGGTACGACGACCAGGGCTGGCGCTACGCCCTGCCCGACGAGGGCGTCTCCGACGTCGTCCACGAAGCCGAGGACGACGGACTGTTCTTCGCGGGTGACTGGGTCGCGGGCGCGGCGCGGGTCCACGCCGCGCTGTGGAACGGCATCGAGCAGGGCGAACGAATCGGCGAACACCTCGCGGCGTCCCGGCTGTAA
- a CDS encoding HAD family hydrolase, whose protein sequence is MTDDTYDAVVFDNDGVLTTLVDRAILRTAAAETFAAFDVDPAPEDVDRVTVGVSPDDLAAVCDRYDLSPEAFWRLRDETSSRAQIDAVHRGEKRLYDDIDAVEAIDLPLGVVSSNQQATLDFLFDHFAIDSWFGTVHGREPTPESLALKKPATHYVERALESLAVDADRTLFVGDTWVDVVAGDRAGCDTAFVRRPHRRDHTVELPPTYEVETLDELLALDRVPVRSETAR, encoded by the coding sequence GTGACTGACGACACCTACGACGCGGTGGTGTTCGACAACGACGGCGTCCTGACGACGCTCGTCGACCGCGCGATTCTGCGAACGGCGGCCGCCGAGACGTTCGCCGCCTTCGACGTCGACCCCGCTCCCGAGGACGTCGACCGGGTGACCGTCGGCGTCTCGCCCGACGACCTCGCCGCCGTGTGTGACCGCTACGACCTCTCACCGGAGGCGTTCTGGCGGCTTCGCGACGAGACGTCCTCGCGGGCACAGATCGACGCCGTCCACCGGGGCGAGAAACGTCTCTACGACGATATCGACGCCGTCGAGGCAATCGACCTGCCGCTGGGCGTGGTGAGTTCGAACCAGCAGGCGACGCTCGATTTCCTCTTCGACCACTTCGCCATCGACTCGTGGTTCGGGACCGTCCACGGCAGGGAGCCCACGCCGGAGAGTCTCGCGTTGAAGAAGCCCGCCACCCACTACGTCGAGCGCGCGCTGGAGAGCCTGGCCGTCGACGCCGACCGGACGCTGTTCGTCGGCGACACCTGGGTCGACGTGGTCGCCGGTGACCGCGCCGGCTGTGACACCGCGTTCGTCCGCCGACCGCACCGACGAGACCACACCGTCGAGCTCCCGCCGACGTACGAGGTCGAGACGCTCGATGAACTGCTCGCACTCGACCGGGTGCCCGTTCGCTCGGAGACGGCCCGATGA